From Cheilinus undulatus linkage group 17, ASM1832078v1, whole genome shotgun sequence, one genomic window encodes:
- the LOC121525554 gene encoding E3 ubiquitin-protein ligase MARCHF3-like translates to MTTSRCTLFPEVVPNQNLSAHVSFRSEPLSESRFVFSDDPPLPGKTMEEDGEQTQGYKPSDPQMTSANAKLCSMSESSMCRICHDGGTQEELLSPCECSGSLSSVHRSCLERWLSASGTSICELCQYQFTVKRRSRSLLEWLQNRSLRQEKRTLFGDLVCFLLITPLASVSGWLCLRGAIDHLHFSSRLEAVGLIALTVALFTIYLFWTLVSLRYHCRLYNEWRTSNQRVIVVLPHPHSQVSGLHSLQSSQSGKTPSKESIV, encoded by the exons ATGACGACCAGCCGCTGCACGTTGTTTCCAGAAGTTGTACCGAACCAGAATCTGTCAGCTCATGTCTCCTTCAGGTCCGAGCCGCTCTCTGAGTCCAGGTTTGTGTTCTCTGATGACCCGCCTCTGCCTGGTAAAACCATGGAGGAGGACGGCGAGCAGACACAGGGTTACAAACCCTCGGATCCTCAGATGACGTCTGCAAACGCTAAACTGTG CTCCATGTCAGAGTCGTCCATGTGTCGGATCTGTCACGACGGCGGGACTCAGGAGGAGCTGCTGTCCCCCTGCGAGTGTTCTGGCTCCCTCTCCTCCGTCCATCGTAGCTGCCTGGAGCGCTGGCTGTCAGCTTCAGGGACCAGTATCTGTGAGCTCTGTCAGTACCAGTTCACCGTGAAGAGGAGGTCCAGGTCTCTGCTGGAG TGGTTACAGAACCGATCTCTGCGTCAGGAGAAGAGGACGCTGTTCGGAGACTTGGTCTGTTTCCTCCTCATCACTCCTCTGGCCTCCGTCTCTGGCTGGCTCTGCCTCCGAGGAGCCATCGACCATCTTCACTTCTCCAGCCGCCTGGAGGCCGTGGGGCTCATCGCTCTGACGGTGGCGCTCTTCACCATCTACCTCTTCTGGACCTTG GTGTCTCTCAGGTATCACTGTCGTCTGTACAACGAGTGGAGAACGTCCAATCAGAGGGTGATCGTCGTGTTGCCCCACCCACACAGCCAGGTGTCGGGGCTTCACTCCTTACAGTCCTCACAGAGCGGGAAGACGCCGTCCAAAGAGTCCATCGTCTGA